A single window of Nasonia vitripennis strain AsymCx chromosome 4, Nvit_psr_1.1, whole genome shotgun sequence DNA harbors:
- the LOC107982181 gene encoding ankyrin-3-like codes for MGPKFCEQKLRLFHRACKQNILDDIRRYVKQGYPVNSHADSSLGEKFSGYTPLHFAVENRDEETVIYLLENDSDITERNADCLTPVHLAYYIEATDLISTIFKHSTSFKTYENVVDRSGLTTFHICCALGIPVLNQFINNEVNVNCSVSLLADKDCGFTPLHFAVRNGSIEDVSLLFENYANPHITCEGGLSLLHIASEGSDSSAIVELLLLYETDMKIKDNKGRTALHSAVEHQRLNIIKVLIKRGASIHERDLQNQTPFDLAVKSRQYAAVDTMLTLCKSSFETPISFSDIFDFDEFCGVSSEAKMSHIKTSSEQDSKRHSYTALHFAVQEKREDIMIYLLENGADISAKGDNGWTPVHQAYYNNDSFEQLIYTLFKHSVVNTFVNVADDTGLTHFHICFTMNYIPTSSLQEFLNSGTDINCATSLLSETDPGFTPLHFAIKRDSMLNVKFLLDHGADHSLRCGRGLTPLQLAIELQQLDCINLLLEAGADFMIRDRRNRLLLHSEFYRNGHNGIVKILLDKIPKDQNYADDRGLTLLHMATWCRRLDIVESLLAQNCCPNGRIIAINETSGETSAVDMHDLTGLTPLHIALSKGDSWSVNELLLAGADINAEDNEGRSTIASFHDYTSIDNDDDDDDDDYDYDDDDDDDTIKNFSTNHLVIELQIANHLKKMEVAGLYVSDKVKNDFIEGHKKIQWVRERAISDRVCAAELEKLQQTRIDGCGGENLRSILYKAEEQIVWLIKNKKLATQLNPERLEDLVREFPLYGVMIKSQVNKGLRKIPRDQKARDSLTGLTGISLPELCSRHIFKHLMNEHLENLIDANLKRLKKC; via the coding sequence ATGGGTCCGAAATTCTGTGAGCAAAAACTGCGCCTATTTCACAGAGCTTGCAAACAAAACATTCTGGACGATATCAGACGTTATGTAAAACAAGGATATCCTGTCAACAGTCATGCCGATTCAAGCCTTGGTGAAAAATTTTCCGGCTATACGCCGCTACATTTCGCCGTCGAAAATAGGGATGAAGAAACCGTTATTTATCTATTGGAAAACGACTCTGACATTACCGAGAGAAATGCGGATTGTTTGACTCCGGTTCACCTCGCGTATTACATCGAAGCTACCGATTTGATATCTACAATCTTCAAACACTCTACTTCGTTCAAAACGTACGAAAACGTAGTGGATAGATCGGGACTGACAACTTTTCATATCTGCTGTGCTTTGGGCATTCCAGTGTTAAATCAATTCATAAACAACGAAGTTAACGTAAACTGTTCGGTTTCTTTACTCGCCGACAAGGATTGCGGCTTTACACCTTTGCATTTTGCAGTCCGAAATGGCTCTATAGAGGATGTAAGCCTACTTTTCGAAAATTACGCCAATCCTCACATAACGTGCGAAGGAGGCCTTAGCCTGCTGCATATCGCGAGTGAAGGCTCTGACTCATCAGCCATCGTAGAGTTGCTGTTATTGTACGAGACTGATATGAAGATAAAGGACAACAAAGGTCGTACTGCGTTACACAGTGCTGTCGAACACCAGCGTTTGAATATCATAAAGGTTCTAATAAAACGCGGCGCTTCTATACACGAGCGTGATCTCCAAAATCAGACTCCGTTTGACCTGGCCGTGAAGAGTAGACAGTACGCGGCTGTTGATACGATGTTAACGCTGTGCAAAAGTAGCTTCGAAACGCCTATTAGCTTCTCTGATATCTTCGATTTTGATGAGTTTTGTGGCGTTTCCAGTGAGGCAAAAATGAGCCATATCAAGACGTCTTCAGAACAGGATAGTAAACGCCATAGCTATACAGCGTTGCATTTCGCTGTACAAGAGAAACGCGAAGACATCATGATTTATTTGTTGGAGAACGGCGCTGACATCTCGGCAAAGGGCGACAATGGATGGACTCCAGTTCACCAAGCCTATTATAATAATGATTCATTCGAACAGTTGATATACACACTCTTCAAGCACTCCGTAGTTAATACTTTCGTCAATGTAGCCGACGACACAGGACTGACACACTTTCATATCTGTTTCACCATGAATTACATCCCAACCTCCAGTctacaagaatttttaaatagcgGAACGGACATAAACTGCGCAACTTCGTTACTTTCCGAGACTGATCCAGGTTTTACTCCACTACATTTTGCAATTAAACGTGACTCCATGTTAAACGTTAAATTTCTCTTGGATCACGGCGCCGATCACTCTTTACGGTGTGGACGTGGTTTAACACCGCTTCAGTTGGCCATCGAACTCCAGCAGTTGGATTGCATAAATTTACTCTTAGAAGCTGGTGCTGATTTCATGATTAGAGATCGCAGAAATCGCCTTCTCCTACATAGCGAGTTTTATAGGAATGGCCATAATGGCATCGTTAAGATTCTTTTAGACAAAATTCCAAAAGATCAGAATTACGCGGACGACCGCGGCTTGACGCTTCTTCACATGGCTACTTGGTGTCGTCGGTTAGACATTGTTGAGAGCTTACTTGCCCAAAACTGCTGCCCTAATGGGCGCATCATCGCGATTAATGAAACTAGTGGCGAAACATCAGCGGTTGATATGCACGACCTGACTGGTTTGACCCCGCTGCACATAGCTCTGAGCAAGGGTGATTCGTGGAGCGTCAACGAATTGTTATTAGCCGGTGCTGATATCAACGCAGAAGATAACGAAGGCCGCTCGACGATCGCGTCGTTTCATGACTATACGTCCattgataatgatgatgatgatgatgatgatgattatgattatgatgatgatgatgatgatgatactataaaaaatttcagcaCAAATCATCTGGTAATAGAGTTGCAGATTGCGAACCATCTGAAAAAAATGGAAGTCGCTGGACTGTACGTTAGCGATAAAGTTAAGAATGACTTTATCGAGGGGCATAAAAAAATACAGTGGGTTAGAGAACGGGCGATCAGCGATAGGGTGTGCGCAGCCGAACTGGAAAAGCTGCAACAAACGAGAATCGACGGATGCGGCGGTGAAAATTTGCGCAGTATTCTCTACAAAGCCGAGGAGCAAATAGTCTGgcttattaaaaacaaaaagctgGCGACTCAATTGAATCCGGAACGTCTGGAAGATTTGGTGAGGGAATTTCCCTTGTACGGTGTCATGATCAAATCTCAGGTGAACAAAGGTTTGAGAAAAATTCCGAGGGATCAAAAGGCGAGGGATAGTTTGACCGGCTTGACTGGCATAAGTTTGCCTGAACTGTGTTCTAGAcatattttcaaacatttaATGAACGAGCATCTTGAGAATCTAATTGATGCGAATCTGAAAAGGCtgaaaaaatgttaa
- the LOC103317726 gene encoding uncharacterized protein LOC103317726 produces the protein MDKQKPMSAQGPNRDRHKFVYNLNNQYPNLKMKGSKEERDELLALKGELDRWVLWLRTLDYWRFPGKFQEIDATNSLIKYWTDKIDGRKLKDKYEFGVTKNNRKSNSEPSRIGPPDRETFENVVRMIEQLRTIWSVVKIKYAEAVANSSQSMDERILRCDGIFNFH, from the exons ATGGACAAGCAAAAACCAATGTCAG CGCAAGGACCAAACAGAGACCGTCACAAATTTGTCTACAATCTGAATAACCAATATCCAAATCTGAAGATGAAGGGCTCGAAGGAAGAACGTGATGAGCTTTTGGCTCTAAAAGGCGAACTGGATCGCTGGGTCCTCTGGCTACGAACCTTAGACTACTGGCGATTTCCGGGCAAGTTTCAAGAAATCGACGCGACGAATTCCTTGATCAAGTATTGGACCGACAAAATCGACGGTAGAAAGCTCAAAGATAAGTACGAATTCGGAGTCACTAAGAACAATCGTAAATCGAACAGTGAACCTTCTCGCATTGGACCACCCGATCGGGAAACATTCGAGAACGTTGTCAGGATGATCGAGCAGCTAAGGACGATCTGGAGTGTTGTGAAGATAAA ATACGCCGAAGCAGTTGCCAATTCGTCGCAGAGTATGGACGAGAGGATTTTGCGCTGCGACGGCATATTCAACTTTCATTAA
- the LOC100678515 gene encoding uncharacterized protein LOC100678515 isoform X2 produces MKRSLVVLSFCFLLLQSIVADDESEELKECLQDNGLPTNIHKEVGKGEFEKLKDVPESKIACVIACSFNKRIRSNDFLFTSFVKAVNKDKSLGEDQKKEMLETINRCSKEAKGDNCKFLDCLKITKPPFVNLIITPKDANDKKI; encoded by the exons ATGAAACGTTCCCTGGTCGTTTTGTCCTTTTGCTTCCTACTGTTGCAATCT ATCGTGGCTGACGATGAATCGGAGGAACTGAAAGAATGTTTGCAGGATAATGGACTTCCAACAA ATATCCATAAGGAGGTGGGAAAGGGCGAATTTGAGAAGTTGAAAGACGTTCCGGAAAGCAAAATTGCCTGCGTAATAGCATGTTCGTTCAACAAACGTATACGAAGCAACGATTTTCTTTTCACTTCCTTTGTAAAAGCTGTGAATAAAG ATAAATCATTAGGAGAGGACCAGAAAAAAGAAATGCTAGAAACCATTAATAGATGCAGCAAAGAAG CCAAGGGTGACAACTGTAAATTTTTAGACTGTCTTAAGATAACGAAACCGCCATTCGTAAACTTAATCATTACACCGAAAGATgcgaatgataaaaaaatttaa
- the LOC107982182 gene encoding uncharacterized protein LOC107982182 isoform X2: protein MDIEDCLNQHSNITKKGLSVKDIILKSIAPYDLGCITSCLKKKELKNGVTLNSYVIQNAYLPSTKFPDWYEKKNEDYQYVVIANRCINEVAKVISSKKVLVKRCSPKVKEIMKLCWIILIALCIFGINARPNSEPDNDGGFEPLALQCLRELKKDPTLSAKNCDEIESSLTDDERNCILACMFRRNDPDKKSLYEYLKSQLSTIDNRIQVYRDELLEKLNSCKALVGEGNDCGVMKCIELFKPPFAHWYLQTN, encoded by the exons ATGGATATAGAAGATTGCTTGAATCAACATAGTAACATAA cgaAAAAAGGTTTATCTGTAAAAGATATCATATTAAAATCTATTGCCCCCTACGATTTGGGCTGCATTACATCATGTTTAAAGAAGAAAGAATTGAAGAATGGAGTAACTTTAAACAGTTACGTTATACAAAACGCATATCTAC CGTCTACGAAATTCCCTGATTGgtatgaaaagaaaaacgaagacTATCAGTACGTTGTAATAGCAAATAGATGCATAAACGAAG TCGCAAAAGTAATCTCGTCGAAGAAAGTTTTAGTGAAACGTTGTAGCCCAAAAGTGAAAGAAATCATGAAGCTTTGCTGGATTATTCTGATAGCTTTATGCATTTTTGGAATTAATGCT CGACCCAACTCAGAACCGGATAACGATGGCGGATTCGAGCCCTTGGCTCTTCAATGCTTGAgagaattgaaaaaagatCCAA CTCTGTCTGCGAAGAACTGCGACGAAATAGAGAGCAGCTTGACCGACGATGAGAGAAATTGCATCCTAGCTTGCATGTTCAGAAGAAACGATCCCGACAAGAAAAGCTTGTACGAATACTTGAAGAGTCAACTAAGCACAA TCGACAATCGAATCCAAGTGTACCGTGATGAGTTACTTGAAAAGCTAAACTCGTGCAAAGCTTTAG TTGGAGAAGGCAACGACTGCGGAGTTATGAAATGTATAGAGCTTTTCAAGCCGCCATTTGCTCATTGGTACTTGCAAACGAATTGA
- the LOC100678515 gene encoding uncharacterized protein LOC100678515 isoform X1 translates to MKRSLVVLSFCFLLLQSVRIVADDESEELKECLQDNGLPTNIHKEVGKGEFEKLKDVPESKIACVIACSFNKRIRSNDFLFTSFVKAVNKDKSLGEDQKKEMLETINRCSKEAKGDNCKFLDCLKITKPPFVNLIITPKDANDKKI, encoded by the exons ATGAAACGTTCCCTGGTCGTTTTGTCCTTTTGCTTCCTACTGTTGCAATCTGTGagg ATCGTGGCTGACGATGAATCGGAGGAACTGAAAGAATGTTTGCAGGATAATGGACTTCCAACAA ATATCCATAAGGAGGTGGGAAAGGGCGAATTTGAGAAGTTGAAAGACGTTCCGGAAAGCAAAATTGCCTGCGTAATAGCATGTTCGTTCAACAAACGTATACGAAGCAACGATTTTCTTTTCACTTCCTTTGTAAAAGCTGTGAATAAAG ATAAATCATTAGGAGAGGACCAGAAAAAAGAAATGCTAGAAACCATTAATAGATGCAGCAAAGAAG CCAAGGGTGACAACTGTAAATTTTTAGACTGTCTTAAGATAACGAAACCGCCATTCGTAAACTTAATCATTACACCGAAAGATgcgaatgataaaaaaatttaa
- the LOC116415700 gene encoding uncharacterized protein LOC116415700, protein MNRLFIFLIVLVAGSRADKRHDYGQKMSQCLIENGLNETHLKYVFRIGKVNLEIPSDVSEEALACMLACVYNFTITMRETQKTLDEAILDVINLDDMFNNDENKRKALKETLDKCKTEAAGDNCKLLQCIKVTRDPFDKIITAGRYNYGYLRRDNE, encoded by the exons ATGAATAGATTGTTCATCTTCTTGATTGTACTCGTAGCAGGATCACGTGCG GACAAAAGACATGATTATGGACAGAAAATGTCGCAGTGTTTGATCGAAAATGGCCTCAACGAAA cTCATCTAAAGTACGTGTTTAGAATAGGAAAGGTAAATTTGGAAATACCCAGTGATGTTTCTGAAGAGGCATTGGCTTGCATGTTAGCGTGTGTCTATAACTTTACCATCACCATGAGGGAAACTCAAAAAACGTTGGATGAAGCTATTCTGGATGTCATTAATCTAG ACGATATGTTCAACAACGATGAAAATAAACGTAAAGCTTTGAAGGAAACTCTAGATAAATGCAAAACAGAAG CTGCAGGGGACAATTGCAAATTGCTGCAATGCATCAAGGTTACCAGAGATCCATTCGACAAAATCATTACAGCTGGTAGATACAACTACGGTTACTTGAGAAGAGATAATGAGTag
- the LOC107982182 gene encoding uncharacterized protein LOC107982182 isoform X3, whose product MQKHNDSAEKNKHAMDIEDCLNQHSNITKKGLSVKDIILKSIAPYDLGCITSCLKKKELKNGVTLNSYVIQNAYLPSTKFPDWYEKKNEDYQYVVIANRCINEVAKVISSKKVLVKRCSPKVKEIMKLCWIILIALCIFGINARPNSEPDNDGGFEPLALQCLRELKKDPTLSAKNCDEIESSLTDDERNCILACMFRRNDPDKKSLYEYLKSQLSTIDNRIQVYRDELLEKLNSCKALVGEGNDCGVMKCIELFKPPFAHWYLQTN is encoded by the exons ATG cAAAAACATAATGACTCcgctgaaaaaaataaacatgcCATGGATATAGAAGATTGCTTGAATCAACATAGTAACATAA cgaAAAAAGGTTTATCTGTAAAAGATATCATATTAAAATCTATTGCCCCCTACGATTTGGGCTGCATTACATCATGTTTAAAGAAGAAAGAATTGAAGAATGGAGTAACTTTAAACAGTTACGTTATACAAAACGCATATCTAC CGTCTACGAAATTCCCTGATTGgtatgaaaagaaaaacgaagacTATCAGTACGTTGTAATAGCAAATAGATGCATAAACGAAG TCGCAAAAGTAATCTCGTCGAAGAAAGTTTTAGTGAAACGTTGTAGCCCAAAAGTGAAAGAAATCATGAAGCTTTGCTGGATTATTCTGATAGCTTTATGCATTTTTGGAATTAATGCT CGACCCAACTCAGAACCGGATAACGATGGCGGATTCGAGCCCTTGGCTCTTCAATGCTTGAgagaattgaaaaaagatCCAA CTCTGTCTGCGAAGAACTGCGACGAAATAGAGAGCAGCTTGACCGACGATGAGAGAAATTGCATCCTAGCTTGCATGTTCAGAAGAAACGATCCCGACAAGAAAAGCTTGTACGAATACTTGAAGAGTCAACTAAGCACAA TCGACAATCGAATCCAAGTGTACCGTGATGAGTTACTTGAAAAGCTAAACTCGTGCAAAGCTTTAG TTGGAGAAGGCAACGACTGCGGAGTTATGAAATGTATAGAGCTTTTCAAGCCGCCATTTGCTCATTGGTACTTGCAAACGAATTGA
- the LOC116417409 gene encoding uncharacterized protein LOC116417409, which translates to MRNSLVVIVLICFSQIHAIPLTKKKEKFVPAEDSKEQCMIKFGLDPDFVDYLIGLHRPQIEINAYIGSKHSCIHACMVKLDQNLNPYDYVVDRVSADTKEEYERLIKLVNKCNEKDSGNGCVLLDCVRRNKELRDFVY; encoded by the exons ATGAGGAACTCTCTCGTCGTCATCGTGCTCATTTGCTTCTCTCAAATACACGCG ATACCACtaaccaaaaaaaaagaaaaattcgtgCCAGCCGAGGACTCTAAGGAACAGTGCATGATAAAATTCGGGCTCGATCCag ATTTCGTGGATTACCTGATCGGACTGCACAGACCGCAAATCGAAATCAATGCCTATATCGGAAGTAAGCACTCGTGCATTCACGCTTGTATGGTGAAATTGGATCAAAATTTGAACCCGTACGATTACGTCGTCGATCGCGTATCCGCCGATACCAAag AGGAATACGAGCGATTGATAAAGCTGGTCAATAAATGCAACGAGAAAG aCTCCGGAAACGGTTGCGTATTACTGGACTGTGTCAGACGGAACAAGGAGCTGAGAGATTTcgtttattaa
- the LOC100121014 gene encoding uncharacterized protein LOC100121014 → MKNLSIVLIACFAVFQLTSADSNHIKECLTEHGLQETDMNLLKSLGSVKFADTTIKDEDREKLDCVLACIFQKESPGQSLHEVIKDVLSEDTYKSENLRKEMTETLNTCETQAGDDDCKLLQCVQITKLPFYDLLYTFVVARDMQKCFVDNGLNASDAVNLEHLNEPGWVEEILKKVDEDKLACTMFCLYSKQDKITHDKSLQQRFETRINESDKLIADQKKEMLETLNRCGIEAAGDNCKLVKCIKILRAPFFNLYHQ, encoded by the exons ATGAAGAACTTATCCATCGTATTGATTGCCTGCTTCGCAGTTTTCCAGTTG ACTAGTGCTGACTCAAATCACATTAAGGAATGCTTGACAGAACATGGACTCCAAGAGA ctgatatgaatttactTAAATCCCTCGGCAGCGTAAAATTTGCGGATACTACAATAAAGGACGAAGACAGAGAAAAATTAGACTGCGTTTTAGCATGCATTTTCCAAAAGGAAAGTCCTGGACAAAGCCTTCACGAAGTGATCAAAGATGTCCTGTCCGAAG ATACCTACAAGTCGGAAAATCTGCGCAAAGAGATGACGGAGACCCTGAACACTTGTGAAACTCAAG CCGGTGATGATGACTGTAAACTGCTTCAGTGTGTCCAAATAACCAAGCTTCCATTCTACGATCTCCTGTATACT TTTGTTGTCGCCAGGGACATGCAAAAGTGTTTCGTCGACAACGGACTTAATGCTT CTGACGCAGTAAACTTGGAACACTTAAACGAGCCAGGATGGGTGGaggagattttgaaaaaggtgGACGAGGACAAACTGGCGTGTACAATGTTCTGCCTTTATTCCAAGCAAGATAAAATAACACACGATAAATCACTACAACAGAGATTCGAAACTAGGATCAATGAGA GCGACAAGCTTATAGCTGATCAGAAGAAGGAAATGCTCGAAACGCTGAACAGATGCGGTATCGAAG cGGCAGGAGACAACTGCAAATTGGTGAAATGCATCAAAATATTAAGGGCACCGTTCTTCAATCTGTATCATCAATAA
- the LOC107982182 gene encoding uncharacterized protein LOC107982182 isoform X1: MKILLFLLIFCVVGIYTQKHNDSAEKNKHAMDIEDCLNQHSNITKKGLSVKDIILKSIAPYDLGCITSCLKKKELKNGVTLNSYVIQNAYLPSTKFPDWYEKKNEDYQYVVIANRCINEVAKVISSKKVLVKRCSPKVKEIMKLCWIILIALCIFGINARPNSEPDNDGGFEPLALQCLRELKKDPTLSAKNCDEIESSLTDDERNCILACMFRRNDPDKKSLYEYLKSQLSTIDNRIQVYRDELLEKLNSCKALVGEGNDCGVMKCIELFKPPFAHWYLQTN; encoded by the exons ATGAAAATACTGCTATTCCTCTTGATTTTCTGTGTGGTTGGAATTTACACG cAAAAACATAATGACTCcgctgaaaaaaataaacatgcCATGGATATAGAAGATTGCTTGAATCAACATAGTAACATAA cgaAAAAAGGTTTATCTGTAAAAGATATCATATTAAAATCTATTGCCCCCTACGATTTGGGCTGCATTACATCATGTTTAAAGAAGAAAGAATTGAAGAATGGAGTAACTTTAAACAGTTACGTTATACAAAACGCATATCTAC CGTCTACGAAATTCCCTGATTGgtatgaaaagaaaaacgaagacTATCAGTACGTTGTAATAGCAAATAGATGCATAAACGAAG TCGCAAAAGTAATCTCGTCGAAGAAAGTTTTAGTGAAACGTTGTAGCCCAAAAGTGAAAGAAATCATGAAGCTTTGCTGGATTATTCTGATAGCTTTATGCATTTTTGGAATTAATGCT CGACCCAACTCAGAACCGGATAACGATGGCGGATTCGAGCCCTTGGCTCTTCAATGCTTGAgagaattgaaaaaagatCCAA CTCTGTCTGCGAAGAACTGCGACGAAATAGAGAGCAGCTTGACCGACGATGAGAGAAATTGCATCCTAGCTTGCATGTTCAGAAGAAACGATCCCGACAAGAAAAGCTTGTACGAATACTTGAAGAGTCAACTAAGCACAA TCGACAATCGAATCCAAGTGTACCGTGATGAGTTACTTGAAAAGCTAAACTCGTGCAAAGCTTTAG TTGGAGAAGGCAACGACTGCGGAGTTATGAAATGTATAGAGCTTTTCAAGCCGCCATTTGCTCATTGGTACTTGCAAACGAATTGA